One stretch of Passer domesticus isolate bPasDom1 chromosome 2, bPasDom1.hap1, whole genome shotgun sequence DNA includes these proteins:
- the LOC135290728 gene encoding collagen alpha-1(I) chain-like, with protein sequence MDISCHLLRPDRPQAKAINQRPKQQNSYKPSHKAAEFPTCKCWRLPTPGCLRAQAQPRSRGALLGPFRAAARLACPTRHQGGPKGIRGLLTGRVGEGGCGRAPGAAEPAPPESPAGGEEGDGGAGERPAGSPGAAAQGAAASRSAPGRAAPHSVAAGGGEGVEAAGGPCRSPEAPRPRPARPGPRGAPAVRAINSRWRRRPPPPPRAAILSPPPDTSEPPPAGPAAPHRPHSPPPGPAATHLHSAFLTPPPPPSRAAPGLRPPRGLRRGLCGQGEARAGRAAGPGPRLLPCGWRAAALARRGLSQRDWAERGGGGGGCGGAGGRAGGEGGAELGAEWKRPSSPGRARRQHVTSLPERAQEQAEGSAPPPPPRAARPPVRGGRCGRAGRGPVRGGRGGGRGGGAGAARRRSVPRLLLPPPPPRLGRAAPPGARRAPAERSGAPGPRPRPTPPYRASPPARRRACGPARPRSAGRRLRAPAAGSDPALRGGERFLGCGDSALGWTRAEGRGSSGLGSPRRGARLPAGIARDSKDSGKQRGAVPGPGSPRRTRTALRGGHWHSRNSRTGAGGR encoded by the exons ATGGACATCAGCTGCCATCTGCTGCGACCTGACCGGCCCCAAGC TAAGGCCATAAACCAAAGACCCAAGCAGCAAAACTCTTACAAACCAAGCCACAAAGCAGCAGAATTCCCCACGTGCAAGTGCTGGCGCCTGCCCACGCCGGGATGCCTCCgtgcccaggcacagccccgctcccgtggtgccctgctgggcccatTCCGAGCTGCGGCACGCCTGGCATGTCCCACGCGG CACCAAGGGGGCCCCAAGGGGATTAGGGGGCTGCTTACGGGGCGAGTGGGCGAAGGCGGCTGCGGGAGAGCTCCCGGCGCTGCCGAGCCCGCGCCGCCCGAATCCCCGGCAGGCGGAGAGGAAGGAGATGGCGGGGCAGGAGAGCGCCCGGCCGGcagccccggcgcggccgcgCAGGGAGCCGCGGCGAGCCGGAGCGCGCCCGGCCGCGCTGCGCCTCACAGTGTGGCagcgggaggcggggagggtgTGGAGGCTGCGGGCGGTCCCTGCCGGAGCCCCGAGgctccccggccccgcccggcccggcccggcccgcgcggGGCCCCGGCTGTGCGAGCGATTAATTCAAGATGGCGCCGGCGCCCTCCGCCCCCCCCGCGCGCCGCCATTTTGTCTCCTCCTCCAGACACCTCCGAGCCCCccccggccgggcccgcggcCCCTCACCGGCCCCACTCGCCTCCCCCCGGGCCCGCGGCCACCCACCTCCACTCCGCGTTCCTCACGCCACCTCCCCCGCCGTCCCGGGCCGCGCCGGGC CTGCGGCCTCCTCGCGGCCTGCGCCGCGGCctgtgcgggcagggggaggcccgggccgggcgggcggcagGGCCCGGCCCGCGGCTCTTACCGTGCGGGTGGCGGGCGGCGGCGCTCGCTCGGCGCGGCCTCTCTCAGCGCGACTGGGCcgagcgcggcggcggcggcggcggctgcggcggggcgggcgggcgggcgggaggggagggaggggccGAGCTCGGAGCTGAGTGGAAGCGGCCAagctccccgggccgggcccgccgtCAGCACGTCACGTCACTGCCCGAGAGAGCCCAGGAGCAGGCGGAAGGGAGCGCGCCGCCACCGCCGCCTcgggccgcccgcccgcccgtcCGCGGGGGCCGGTGCGGCCGAGCGGGCCGGGGGCCTGTGCGGGGCGGGCGAGGCGGCGgtcggggcggcggggcgggggcggcgcggcggcgctCGGTCCCGCGGCTCCTCCtgccgccgcctccgccgcggctcggccgcgccgcgccgcccgggGCTCGGCGTGCGCCCGCGGAGCGCAGCGGTGCCCCGGGACCCCGTCCCCGCCCGACCCCTCCATACCGGGCGAGCCCCCCCGCGCGCCGCCGGGCctgcggcccggcccggccccggagTGCGGGCCGGAGGCTCCGCGCCCCCGCCGCGGGCTCGGACCCGGCTCTGCGCGGCGGGGAGCGGTTTTTAGGGTGCGGGGACTCCGCTCTGGGGTGGACGCGGGCCGAGGGCCGCGGGTCGAGCGGCCTCGGGTCACCCCGGCGCGGGGCGCGGCTGCCGGCGGGAATTGCCCGGGACAGCAAGGACAGCGGAAAGCAGCGGGGTGCGGTGCCGGGCCCCGGGTCCCCACGGAGAACACGGACGGCGCTCCGCGGGGGCCACTGGCACTCACGTAACAGCAGAACCGGGGCCGGGGGGCGGTGA
- the EIF2S3 gene encoding eukaryotic translation initiation factor 2 subunit 3 codes for MAGDEAGVTLGQPHLSRQDLATLDVTKLTPLSPEVISRQATINIGTIGHVAHGKSTVVKAISGVHTVRFKNELERNITIKLGYANAKIYKLDDPSCSRPECYRSCGSSTPDEFPTDIPGTKGNFKLVRHVSFVDCPGHDILMATMLNGAAVMDAALLLIAGNESCPQPQTSEHLAAIEIMKLKHILILQNKIDLVKESQAKEQYEQILAFVQGTVAEGAPIIPISAQLKYNIEVVCEYIVKKIPVPLRDFTSEPRLIVIRSFDVNKPGCEVDDLKGGVAGGSILKGVLKVGQEIEVRPGIVSKDSEGKLMCKPIFSKIVSLFAEHNDLQYAAPGGLIGVGTKIDPTLCRADRMVGQVLGAVGALPEIFTELEISYFLLRRLLGVRTEGDKKAAKVQKLSKNEVLMVNIGSLSTGGRVSAVKADLGKIVLTNPVCTEVGEKIALSRRVEKHWRLIGWGQIRRGVTIKPTVDDD; via the exons ATGGCGGGGGACGAGGCGGGAGTGACTCTGGGGCAGCCGCACCTCAGCCGCCAGGATCTCGCCACCTTG GATGTTACCAAGTTGACGCCTCTTTCACCAGAAGTCATCAGCAGACAAGCAACAATTAATATAG GTACAATTGGTCATGTAGCCCATGGAAAGTCGACAGTAGTCAAAGCTATATCTGGAGTTCATACTGTCAGATTTAAAAATGAACTGGAAAGAAATATCACAATCAAGCTGGGTTACGCTAATGCAAAG atTTACAAGCTGGATGACCCAAGCTGCTCTCGACCAGAGTGTTACCGATCCTGTGGAAGCAGCACCCCAGATGAGTTCCCTACAGATATTCCTGGCACCAAAGGGAACTTTAAACTAGTCAG GCATGTCTCTTTTGTGGATTGCCCTGGCCACGATATTTTGATGGCTACCATGCTGAACGGTGCAGCAGTAATGGATGCAGCTTTGCTGTTGATAG CTGGTAATGAGTCATGCCCTCAACCTCAGACCTCAGAACATCTAGCTGCTATAGAAATCATGAAACTGAAGCACATTTTGATTCTACAGAATAAGATTGACTTGGTGAAAGAGAGCCAGGCTAAAGAACAGTATGAACAAATTCTTGCATTTGTACAAG GTACAGTTGCAGAAGGAGCTCCAATAATTCCAATCTCAGCACAGCTGAAATACAACATAGAGGTGGTTTGTGAGTACATAGTGAAGAAAATCCCCGTCCCTCTGCGAGACTTCACATCTGAACCAAGGCTCATTG TAATTAGATCTTTTGATGTCAACAAGCCTGGCTGTGAAGTTGATGACCTTAAGGGAGGTGTTGCTGGTGGCAGTATTCTTAAGGGTGTTTTAAAG GTGGGCCAGGAAATTGAGGTGAGGCCTGGTATTGTGTCCAAGGACAGTGAAGGCAAACTCATGTGCAAACCAATCTTTTCCAAAATTGTGTCACTCTTTGCTGAACACAATGATCTACAATATGCTGCTCCAGGAGGCCTTATAG GTGTTGGCACTAAGATCGATCCCACGTTGTGCCGGGCTGACCGCATGGTGGGCCAGGTTCTTGGTGCAGTTGGGGCACTGCCAGAAATCTTTACAGAGCTGGAAATTTCCTACTTCCTGCTGAGACGACTCCTGGGCGTGCGCACTGAAGGAGACAAGAAAGCTGCAAAG GTGCAAAAATTATCGAAGAATGAAGTTCTAATGGTAAACATAGGATCCTTGTCTACTGGAGGGAGAGTCAGTGCTGTAAAGGCTGATTTGGGGAAGATTGTGCTAACTAACCCTGTATGCACAGAAGTGGGAGAAAAAATTGCTCTGAGTCGAAGAGTTGAGAAACATTGGCG tttaattgGCTGGGGTCAGATCAGAAGAGGAGTGACAATCAAGCCAACTGTTGATGATGACTGA